The genomic DNA gaatttatatatatacttataaacTCGAAATTAGATAATTTCATATTCAagtcaaatttatttaattaatttaaacaattaatttttaataataattacttaACAAATGATTAAtatgaatttacaaaaaaaaaaaaaaaatcatgatatttactttatacaaaaaataaattaactaattaaacaaGCTTAAGATGGACTTgtgttcaaaataaaattaaaagaattactCTTTCTATAAATGCTCAAAGCCATCTTTAAATCGGGcattattaaaaagtaaaataaagtgaaaataaTGCATAGAGATAAGAAGGTAATACGGTAAATAGGAATCCTCTATATCTATTAAAAGTGTTCAAGACTTCCTTCAAGATATGCGCAGTAGAAATAAAAGTTACTCTAGGTTTGCATTATGACAAGGACGGCTGATTGATGTTGGAGCCCCAAATGGGAGAGCTTTCCAGCTCATAGAGAAGTGCTAAAGCAatttaccaaaatgcccttctcTTCTCCGCCGAATCCCTGCCTTTTTGCTTTGATATTGCAATACAACTACAAGACCCATCACCCACAAATACTCTAGgagtataataataatagtaataataataataataataataatactgatGGTTTAGCGCCGGTGAGGGCAGAAGGTGACCAAATAGTTTCCGCCGGTGCAAGTGGAGATGCTGGTGGGATCATCGTAAGCATAAGAGTATGCCTTGGGGCAAGCGGCCTTGAAAATCCTTGAATACGCCGTCGGCTTGCACGCCTGAGGACTTCCGAAGCTGCCGGTACAACAGTAACGGGGAGAGTTGAAAGCAAAGCAAGCACTCTTGCACGCCACCACGCTCTTTTTATCGTGTGACCGGACCTGGAGACCCACCGGGCACATCATGTTGAGGTCGCTGACGCACCCGGCGTAGCTGCATTTTCCGGAGCCTTTGGAGGGGGTGATGGAGATGGCGAGGTTGTAACCGTCCACCAGGCTGACATCGTAGAAGTCCTGGTCGTTTCCGAGGGTGATCTCGGCGAGGGTGGCCGGCGGTGTGCCGCCGATGCCGTTGCAGAAGAGTGATCCACCGCAGTCTCCGGTCGCGCAACGGCCGCGGCCGGTGGCGTCGAAGGCGCAGCCGTGGCGGCCCCAGAGGCGGCCGGACCAGAGGGCGGGGAGGTGGAGGGTGTAGGCCTTGTTTTGCGGGAGCTTGAAGCCGCCGCGAGCTAAGATGGGCTTTCCTGCGCCGGGTTGGATCCCTGGCCATACTGGGTGGCTGCACTTGTTGTACATGGTTATAGTTGTGCCTGACACCTCACCTGTGcccaaaaaaatgagaaaacaagcACACTAATGGAAAatgcaaataattttaaagtttgattcacaataaatgcaaataattttttgaaaaaatttcaaaaaaacaaattttgtttaatcTTTACGAAGAAAGAGCTTTGCACGGGATCAACTCGATGCTTAATGAAGCACAAATCTAAGATATCATATCGACTCGTGTGGAAAAAGCGCTTTatataatgtttcaaaaatctAGTCGGAACAAAACTGGAATAGACACACAAATGGATCAACCCGATGCTTAATGAAGCACAAATCTAAGATAACATCTCGACTCGTATGGAAAGAGCGCTCTgtataatgtttcaaaaatctAGTcggaacaaaattaaaatagacaCGTATGGGAGAAATGCTCCAGTGCATTCTCCTAACCATCCACTCACCATCTATgtgtcttaaatttttttttttttttaaaaaaaaaaacattaagatGCTTATGGTTAGGAGAATGCACTGGAGCATTTCTCCACAAATGGAGTGGCATtgttaggaaaaaagaaaaactgttTCTGGGTCTGTGTCTCCTTGTGCTTCTCTGTGTGTCTGAGTGGCTCAAAATGAAGGATAGGCACAAAAATGGAGTGGCATTGTTCGGTAAGAGTAATATAAATGGTGGCTACAATATTAAGACcagagaaacaataaaatgtgagagagagagagagagagagagagagatgattgTACCTGGGATGTGGGAAAGGAAGAGGGAGGAGAGGAGGAGAGCAAGGAGGGATCTGAAGAACGCAGCCATGGGTGAAGCTGGAGGGGATCGATGAAGAGTGGAAAAGAGTTGCAGGAAGAAAGTGGGTTGCCTCTCGATATCCTCCAACAGCTAAGTTAAGTAGACTttttataaaggaaaaaaaaggaggcgTTATGGAAGGTACACAGTAACCCTGCAGAGCAGGTAGattttttcaaatgtgaaagACAGCAGGTTGAATTGTGGTCCAATATGATTAAACAAGTTATGAGCATCTCCAGCGTGACAGGTAAGGTAAGGTAAGGTAAATGATTCCTAAtagttagtttttattattataagttATTTATTATGTTCATAGAGtacatatttctttttattattattattttttattttttattttttttacggTAGCAACAATGGGTTGTTTGGCATTGGTCTTTTTTAAACTGTAGTATGATTTGATTTATGtgtaaaaaaagtaaaaatatttgatataaaaaagtgtaaaaaaaaaaaattgttttgaattgattttttttatttgaataataataaaatgcaaTTGCtgtgatgtaaaaaaataagaacattaaaaatgagaaaaccaATCCCGATGAGCCTTAAAAGGCTATTTTTACAGCCTCCAATCACAAACtgccataaaagaaaaaacaaaaaaactccaCAAAAATATCATACACCCCACACACTatatttgagctcaaaagagaaaGGTTAGTGGCTGGGTGGCGAGTCATGCCAGACCCGTGGggtgggtcacggccagacccaGACCCAGACCCATGGGTTTGGCCGTAAGTAATCTTCTCTGGCCCGTCTCTAGTGCCGGAGTTACTTTTTTCTagcctttagggtgataaaatccgtaaagggttaactttctacttttaggttttagttttgaattcaaaaacgagttttgaagcattaggaACGGGTTTTGAGACATTAAAATCGGGTTGTGTGGCATTAGAATCGGGTTGTGAGGCGGGTCACGATGGTTTCAAACGGGTTTTTAGGCGGGTCACACTAGACCCACGAAGTGGGTCTCGCTGGACCCAAGACTAGGTCTGGCGGTAGGGGTGCAGGagtttttggtctttttcttttttcattttgatttgttatttttgttctcactttaattttttgcaattttcttaaaatggtgATGTGTCAAATGGAGATTGGAGGCTATAAAATAACCCTTTAACAGATGATCCGAACCTAAATGGCtctcattaaaaattaaatttgaaatgaatagtattttttttttttttttttttttggtccattgGCAAATTACCCCAGTAAAAAGACTTTTTCTACTtattcactattcacactatttattattttcttcttttcttctttttgtttccttcaCTCTCTCACcccttccttctttcttccacccaaaagaatatttaaaaaaacagcaaaataaaaaccatattAGAGtgtatataaaagaaaataataatttgtgttttttcttttttttagttattttgattACTTCTGCTCGAGATGTATTAAGACCATTGTCGGTCCGTTTGGCAacagagttttttatttttaactctcCCACATTCTTAATTTGTATATAACAACGATCACTATTTATTACATGCTTCCTAAATCTATGATTTCATATCGGAGGAGCCAAAAAGTCGCTATCTTCTCTTTCTTGCAAATGATTCGTAGATTCTCATTTATACGGAATAACAAGACTAGAGACTAAGCTCTGTCATTACAATGTCACA from Corylus avellana chromosome ca6, CavTom2PMs-1.0 includes the following:
- the LOC132184321 gene encoding thaumatin-like protein; the protein is MAAFFRSLLALLLSSLFLSHIPGEVSGTTITMYNKCSHPVWPGIQPGAGKPILARGGFKLPQNKAYTLHLPALWSGRLWGRHGCAFDATGRGRCATGDCGGSLFCNGIGGTPPATLAEITLGNDQDFYDVSLVDGYNLAISITPSKGSGKCSYAGCVSDLNMMCPVGLQVRSHDKKSVVACKSACFAFNSPRYCCTGSFGSPQACKPTAYSRIFKAACPKAYSYAYDDPTSISTCTGGNYLVTFCPHRR